The genomic stretch TATAAAATATCATAGTATCTTGCGGCAAAAAACTGAATTAGAAATCGTGGGGGAATTTGTAAAATATAAAAAATATTTTCCGGTTTTCTCTAGTTGTAATACCAATTTCAAAATCACCAAAAAAGCCAAAAAAAGGTGGTGCGGCCAATGCCCTAAGTGTGCTTTTGTCTGGACAATGCTGTCGGCCTATCTAGCAGAGAGTGAGCTGGAAAAAATTTTTGGTAAAAATCTATACCAAGATAGAAAACTAAAACCAATTTTTGATGAGCTTTTAGGGCTAAAAAGACACAAACCATTTGAGTGCGTTGGAACGCCAGAAGAAATGGAAAATGCCATAAAAATGGCTGATAAATTGAGAAACAAAAAAGTATTAATCCTCGGTTTTGGCCGGGAAGGTTTGTCAACTTTGAAATTTTTGTTGAAAAATAAACTGGCAACACCCGAAGGGATAACTATTGCTGATCAGAATAAACTAGGAGAATTTGGGCCAGAATATAGAAATTTTATTAAAAAATATCCGTCAATATCTTTAAAATTGGGAAAAGATTATCTCAAAGGACTGGCTCAATTTAAAACTATTTTTAAAACACCGGGGATAAAATTGGCCGGGAAGACAACCAAAGAGCTAAAGACAAAAAACATAGAAATAACCAGCGGGCTCAATCTTTTTCTATCTAGTATTAAAGGCAAGGTGGTCGGAGTGACTGGCACCAAGGGTAAGAGCACGACCGCTAGCCTAATTTATGAAATTTTAAAAACCGCTGGTAAAAAGACAGTATTGGTCGGTAACATTGGCAAACCATTTTTGGATTACATCAACCAAGATTCCAAAGACACAATTTTTGTGGCGGAATTATCCTCTTACCAGTTGGAGATTTTAAATAAAAAAATTGATTTGGCAGTCGTCACCAGCTTTTATCCAGAGCACCTAAATTATCACGGTAGCTTGGACAACTATTTTCAAGCCAAGATGAATATTGTGCGCCAGCTGAAACCGGGCGGAGTGGTAGTTTACAATAAAAATTTCAAGCCAGTGGCAGAATTTATCAGAAAACAAAAAGTCCGGGCCAGCACATATAGCGATCTTGATCGAAATTTCAATGCCGTCTCCCAACTATTGGGCAACCACAATGAACAAAATATGGCTGGAGCAATCGCTGTTGCTAAAATTTTTGGAGTGAAAGAGGAGATAATAAAAAAGGCGCTCAAAAAATTTCAGCCCTTAGAACACCGTCTGGAATTCGTGGGTAAATTTAAAGGTATTAACTTTTATAATGATGTTTTGTCTACTACGCCGGAATCAACCATTGAGGCCATCAAGGCTCTGCAAAGTAAAAATTTACAAACTTTAATCGTTGGCGGTTTTGATCGGGGCTTGGACTATAAAAAACTGGCGGCAGAGATAAAAAAATCAAAAATCAGGACTGTCATCTGCTGGCCGCACGCAGGCGAGACCATCGCGGGAGAGCTGGCTAAAACAAGGGCGGAGAATAAAATTATCCGAGTTAAAAATATGGCGGAAACGGTACGGACGGCATATAAGTATACCGAACTGGGCGAAACAGTAGCGCTCTCACCGGCCGCTTCGAGCTATGATTTTTATAATGATTATCGGGCTAAGGGTACAGAATTTAAAAAATTAGTAAAACAATATGCTAAAAATTAAATACCCAAAATTAACCTTGCTCTTGATCAGTTATTTGGTGGTGTTTTTTATCTTTAAAAATTGGCTGGCGGCTGGCAATGTTTTTATTTTGGGGCTCGGCTATGTGGGTGCGCTCATCGCTGGCATGATGTATTCTTATGGCTTTACGGCTAGTATTGGCACGGCGATAATTGTCCTGATGGCTGGAGAATATAATATTTGGGTGACCGGGCTGATTGCTGGGCTCGGCTCGCTTGTTTCTGATCTGGTGCTTTTCCGCTTTATCCGTTCATCTTTTCAAAAAGAAATAGACCGACTGGGCGAGGAAAAAGTCTGGCGAATTTTTAAAGTCAGTAGAAAAAATAATCTTTTTATTAAAAAATACATTATCCCGGTCGTAGCTAGCGGGGTGATCGCCTCGCCCTTGCCAGATGAAATCGGCGTAACCATGCTTGCCGCTGATAAGCTGGTAAATAATAAATTTTTTGCCCTACTGTCCTATGTTTTGAATACAGCCGGGATACTGATAATTTTATTAATTGCGAGATAAAATGAAAAAATATTTACTCATCTCTGGCAGCCCGCGACCAGGCAACACAGAATATGTACTAAGAAAAATTTATACTGACCTGATTGGCAAGAAAGAACTCTTGCTTTTGAGAAAAATGAAAATTAATCATTGCCTGGGCTGTTTTAAGTGCGAAAAATCTTTTAGTTGCGTTCAAAATGATTCCATGACTAAAATAATTAAGAGAATAATGGCAGCTGATATTTTGATTTTTGGCGCGCCTCGTTATTATGATAATATAAATGGGCTTTCAAAAAATTTTATTGACCGTCTTTTGCCGCTTGACTGGCAGGCCGCGCTAAAAGGTAAAAAAATATTTATGATTATGACCGGTGGTGGAAGCATAAAAGGCTCAGAAAAATATTTAAAACAAGCAATGTCTGGATTTATTAAATATTTAGAGTTAAAATTGATTGGAGTGGCAGCTTTTAAAGCCATGGACGCCAATGAATTAAAAAATAATAAAAATACAGATAGAAAAATAAAAATGATTATTAAAAAGCTAAACCAAACATAAGAGGGAAGGAGGGCTTTATGACCAAAACAGGAGATGCCTTCTTTGGCGTGAGACTAACCGAAGAGGAGATAGGAGAGGGCCTGAAACAACTCGAGGCAACTCAGAACCAAGCCAGCCCCGAGCCTACAGCTGAAAAGCCTGAGACCAGGCGTAGACCTTATCCTGATTTACAGATAACCGGCTGCGGGCCAACAGACTAGAAAACTATGGCCCAAAAACAAAAAGAGCGAGGAAAATTCTTCGCTCTTTCTTTTATTAAATAAATTGTTTGGGTATAAAATATTCTATTCTATTCTCCCAATTTTCTCTGAGTTTAATTTTCTTTTTGATACGCAGATAATTGTCGGTAAAACCATACTGATAACCAGTGGCCAGACCCTCCCACAAGACTGGGAGTTTTTTGTTTTTAAAATTAATCTTTACTACTCCCGCAACTCGCTTGGCAATTGCGGATAGTTTTTGGTATCTGGCTTGTTTGATGGAGCCAATAATCTGATCAGGCATTTTGGCCGCTCGGGTATTGGGCCGGGGTGAGAATTGAAAAATATGAACTTTGGAAAAACCAATTTTTTGAATTAAATCGCAAGTATCCTGAAAATCTTTGGCGGTTTCGCCCGGGAAACCGACGATAATGTCACAAGTAAAATTGATATTTTTTATTTTAGCGCGGCAGGATTTAATAATCTTAAAAATTTCTTCTCGAGTGTACTGCCGGCCCATTGATTTTAAAATCTGATTGGAGCCGGACTGAATGCTCAAATGGAAATGCGGACAGAGACGCGACTCTTTGGCATAAAGATCAATCAGCTCTGGTGTAACATTGGTAGGCCAGAGAGAGCCCAAACGGATGCGAGGAATATTGGTTTGGGCGAGAATGATTTTTAATAATTTAACCAGACCGCCGTGATAAAGGCCGACATTGACGCCAGTCAAAACAACTTCTTTTAATCCTTGTTTTTCTGCCTCATTAATATCTTGAATAATATCTTTGGCTCCCCTACTTTGTGGTAAACCGCGCAGAATAGGCACGATACAATAGGCACAAAAATTGTTGCAGCCGTCCTGAATTTTGACAAAAGTGCGGTGCGGATGGCGGGAATTTGTTTTTAATTCACCTGCCAAATCGCGAGCGTTTTGATTAATTTTAAACTTGCTTGAAAACTCCCTTACAAAAGACCTTTTGTCTTTAATTCTTAGATCAATGCCTGATAATTTATTTTTAGCAAAACAGCCGGTCAGGATAATTTTGGAATTGGGATACTTGTTTTTAATAATTTTAAGCTTTTTTATTACTTCTGATTCTGCCTTTTCGGTAACCGAACAGGAGTTGATAATAAAAAAATCGGCTGATGATGTTGTGGTCATCTGCAGTCCCAGAGAAATTAAATCGGCGGAGATCATCTCTGATTCCGCCTGATTGAGCTTGCAGCCGTAGGTTATTACTTGAAATTTATAATTAGATGTCCTCTTCATCTTTTAGATTATAGTGGTAATCTTCGTCCTCTTTGTCTAAACCATCTTCAGAGTCCACACCCTCCTCTTCGTCAATATCATCCTCGAGCTCGTCATCCTCAAAATCATAATCAGCGTCTGAAAAACCATTGAGACTACCCAAACTATCATCTTGGTGCTTATTTTTAAAATCATGGACTTTTTCCGAAGTTACGAGTGGAGTCTCGGCGGGCCTTTCTTCAAATTGCAGGTTCTCCATTTTATAGCTTTTGACAACGTTAATTTTTGGATCAAGTCTCTTTTTGACTTCACTGACAGCCTTGTCATAGTTCACGATCTCCTGAATACCCGAGGTCATATCGCGAAAGATAATAGTATGATCCATCAACTCTTTTTGGCCAAGGATAAGACATATCTTGGCGTGAACACTGTCGGCTTTTTCTAGCTGATTTTTGAGGCCATCTTTGGAAAAATTTTCTGCTACATGTATACCTTCAGCAATCAATTTTTCATAGAGACGGAAACTCTCCTTGCGGGCTTCGGCTCCCAACTGTGCGACAAAAACATCTATTCCTTCTTGGACCTGAAGATCTGGTTTGGCTTCGCGTATTTTATTGACAACTCTCTCAACGCCGATCGCCAGCCCAGCGGCCGGTGTGGGGCGGCCACCCAAAATTTCCATCAAGCCGTCAAATCGACCCCCGCCCAAAAGGGCGATGGGAGTTTTGCCCTCGGCTTCCTCTATAAAAACCTCAAAAGTGGTTCGGTTGTAATAATCAAGGCCGCGAACCAGATAAACGTCCAAAACATACTCTATCCCCATATCGTCTAAATATTCTAGTACCTGCATAAAATGTTTTTTGCAGTCTTCGCAGAGTGAATCCACTATTTGTGGGGCATCTTCCAAAATTTTGTGGCAAGTTTCTTCTTTGCAGTCCAAAATCCTCAAGGGATTTTTAACAAAGCGCTCTTTGCAGTTTTCGCAGAGTCCTTTTTTCTTGCCACTATTGCTCAGATGTTGCTTTAATTTGGTGATGTAGGAGGTGCGGCACTCTAGACAGCCAATACTATTTATATGAACTATGGGGACCAGTCCAAGCGCTTCCAAAAGACGGTAAGAAATTATGACGAGCTGGGCATCAACTACTGGGCTATCAGAGCCAATAATCTCGAGATCAAGCTGATGAAATTGACGATAGCGGCCAGACTGCGGGTTGTCGTGACGGAAAACCGGCCCGTAGGCATAAAGTTTTACTGGTTGAGGCTTATTAAACATACCGTGCTCGATATAAGAACGGCAGACTCCGGGAGTGAATTCCGGACGAAGGGTAACATTTTCCCCGCCCTTGTCTTCAAAACTATAAAGTTCTTTGGTAACAATGTCGGTGTGCTTACCGGTGCCTTTGTGATAAAGGGAGGTCTGCTCCAAAACCGGCACATCAATCTTTTTAAAACCATAATTGATAATTATCCTTTCGGCGTGGTATAAAAAATAATCCCAATATATTTGGTGCTCGGGTAAAATATCTTTGAATCCTTTTAATAGTTGGATGGGCTTATTGGTGATTTTTGGCATAAAATAATAAATTATTACAGTATTTTATTGGAAATTCGGGGTTTTGAAAATCTGGGCACGGTTGAAAGGCCAGCCGCGTATCCAGGCTCGGCCGACAATGTTGGAGCGTTCGATCGGGCCAAAGACACGCGAGTCCAAGGAGGCCGTGCGATTGTCGCCCAAAACGTAATATTCGTTGACGCCAAGAAGCAAGTCTATGTCTCCTTGGGTATAAACTTCCGGTAAATAACCTTTTTCTTCCAAGAAAAATCCTTCTGGGTGATCTTTGTTTATAATCACAATCTTGCCTTCTTTTATTTTTATCGTTTCGCCCGGCAAGCCGATGATGCGCTTTATAAAATACTGCTTGGGGTCTTCGGGATATTTAAAAACGATAACATCGCCCCTTTTTATCTCTCCCAAGCGATAAGAAATCTCATCTATCACTAGATATTCATGATCAAAAAAATTAGGCTCCATTGAGGCGCCTTTGACATAAAATGGCTGGATAATAAAATAACGGATGGGTAAGATTATCGCCAGAGAAAAAACAACAACCTTGATAGTTTCCCAAATAAAATCTTTTATTTGGCCAAGGATATCACCATCGCCATTGGCTGGCTCAAAACTTGGTTTTTCTTCTTTTGGTTTTTCGATAAATGACATAAATAATTGATAATATTAATGGTAAGCATATCTGGGCTCTAACTGTTGCGAAGATAATCAATCTTCGCAACCCTCGCCGATGTGAACGGCGCGCGCCCTTAAAGATTTTAATGGTGGGCATATCTGGGCTCGAACCAGAGACCTCGCCGATGTGAACGGCGCGCTCTAACCAACTGAGCTATATGCCCATATCAAAAAAAATTGTTAATCAAAAAGTTTATGTGCTAAAATTAGCGAATTTGCTCTAATAATAGCATAATTTTTTGATTGACGCAAGTCTGAATTTAGTATATTATACAAAAGAAAGAGGGCCCCAACGGGGCGCTTAAATTTTATAAAAAGAAAAAAATGAAAGACAACATTAATTTAGTGCCGTCACAATATAATCACAACGACCAAGAAAAGAAAAATCATGGGTTTTTTTATAAATTATTAAAAAAGGCCGCTCTTTTTTTGGTGGGTGTTTTTATTTTTACTTGGATTTTGTCGTCTAGTGCCGCTTTTTCGGGGAGCTCCTTTGGGCAGGCTATCGGGAGGTTACCAGTAATAAGCCAATTTAGGATGCTTTTGGGAGACGGTGAACAGTTGAGCGGCGCCGAAGATGATAGAATCAATTTTTTGTTGATGGGTATAGGCGGGGCGGGTCACGATGGCGCCCTTTTGACTGACACCATTATGCTTGGAAGTATAAAATTATCCACTAAAGAAGCAGCACTAATTTCTATACCCAGAGATCTTTTGGTGAAAATACCCGGCAATGGCTACCAAAGAATAAATAATGCTAGCGCTTACGGTGACTTAAATAACTATGAGGGTGGCGGCTCGGCTTTGGCGGCTAAAACTGTCTCTGAAACCTTTGGCATACCAATACATTATTGGCTTAGAATAGATTTTCAGGGCTTTAAAAAGGTGATTGACGAGCTTGGCGGCGTAGATGTGGAAATCGAAAAAAATTTTACTGACAATCAATACCCAACCAATGACTATAAAATCCAAACCATAGCTTTTGAAAAAGGCTGGGAACACATGAATGGCGACCGAGCCTTACAATTTGCCAGATCAAGGCATGGTAATAATGGGGAGGGATCTGACTTTGCCAGAAGCAAAAGACAACAAAAAATACTGACTGCGGTAAAAAATAAACTGATGAGCTGGAAAGTTTTTTTGAATCCAAATAAATTATATAAAATATTGGACACAGTGAAAGACCATACTCAGACCAATCTGGAAACCAGGGAGATACCAGAAATAATAAATATTGCCAAAGATGTCGATTTTAAAAATATAAAAAATTATGTAATTGATGACTCACCAGGCGGACTCTTGAAGCCAGCCACGACTGAATCCGGCGCTTTTGTCCTAGTACCAAAATCTGGTGATTATTCTGATCTTCAATATTTTGGCCAAAATATTTTTACCATGAAACAGATAGCAGAAAAAAATATGAAAATAATAGTGGTAAATGGCACCAATTCTGATGGGCTGGCCACCTATGTGGCTGCCAGTATGGAGTCTCTTGGATTTAGGGTGGAGAGAATTGCCAACTCGCAAAACCAAAATTTTGAGAAGACGGTTATCTACGATTTATCGCAAGGGGCAAACAATGAGGTGTTAAAATTTTTGAAAGAAAAACTCAACGCGCACACTGATAATACTCTGCCAGAATTTTTGACTCCAATTTTGTACAAAAAAAATGACCAAGGGCAAGATGAGCCGGTTAATGCTGATTTTATGATAGTGGCCGGCTATGATCGGGCCGTGGAAATACAAGCAATAAATGAGTGGCGCAGTAAGCAGGAAGATTTGAACAAAAAATCAACCAGCACCACGAACTCTCTGGAATAAA from Candidatus Kuenenbacteria bacterium encodes the following:
- the murD gene encoding UDP-N-acetylmuramoyl-L-alanine--D-glutamate ligase, which encodes MTDQKFFKFLDYKFQPQSGVLVFKYALGNINFQEKLKFPARKIKLDKNKLVALDKAIFNLFLIAGISYYKTYCPKKIDLGKYKLTKEQANFWGLVYTKGLGEFFYRNKIDFCGLVNFPFEKNYQVKPIKVKTQNKTLVPIGGGKDSIVVAEMLKKKKRNFDLIYLGQSTLVDEVVGVIGRPLIRVERYLSPNLFALNKNKGVYNGHIPISVYYSLVDVVAAILYGHKEIVLGNEKSASYGNVEYLGMMINHQWSKSAEFEKMFQKYVFKFITPSIKYHSILRQKTELEIVGEFVKYKKYFPVFSSCNTNFKITKKAKKRWCGQCPKCAFVWTMLSAYLAESELEKIFGKNLYQDRKLKPIFDELLGLKRHKPFECVGTPEEMENAIKMADKLRNKKVLILGFGREGLSTLKFLLKNKLATPEGITIADQNKLGEFGPEYRNFIKKYPSISLKLGKDYLKGLAQFKTIFKTPGIKLAGKTTKELKTKNIEITSGLNLFLSSIKGKVVGVTGTKGKSTTASLIYEILKTAGKKTVLVGNIGKPFLDYINQDSKDTIFVAELSSYQLEILNKKIDLAVVTSFYPEHLNYHGSLDNYFQAKMNIVRQLKPGGVVVYNKNFKPVAEFIRKQKVRASTYSDLDRNFNAVSQLLGNHNEQNMAGAIAVAKIFGVKEEIIKKALKKFQPLEHRLEFVGKFKGINFYNDVLSTTPESTIEAIKALQSKNLQTLIVGGFDRGLDYKKLAAEIKKSKIRTVICWPHAGETIAGELAKTRAENKIIRVKNMAETVRTAYKYTELGETVALSPAASSYDFYNDYRAKGTEFKKLVKQYAKN
- a CDS encoding flavodoxin family protein; protein product: MKKYLLISGSPRPGNTEYVLRKIYTDLIGKKELLLLRKMKINHCLGCFKCEKSFSCVQNDSMTKIIKRIMAADILIFGAPRYYDNINGLSKNFIDRLLPLDWQAALKGKKIFMIMTGGGSIKGSEKYLKQAMSGFIKYLELKLIGVAAFKAMDANELKNNKNTDRKIKMIIKKLNQT
- the mtaB gene encoding tRNA (N(6)-L-threonylcarbamoyladenosine(37)-C(2))-methylthiotransferase MtaB — translated: MKRTSNYKFQVITYGCKLNQAESEMISADLISLGLQMTTTSSADFFIINSCSVTEKAESEVIKKLKIIKNKYPNSKIILTGCFAKNKLSGIDLRIKDKRSFVREFSSKFKINQNARDLAGELKTNSRHPHRTFVKIQDGCNNFCAYCIVPILRGLPQSRGAKDIIQDINEAEKQGLKEVVLTGVNVGLYHGGLVKLLKIILAQTNIPRIRLGSLWPTNVTPELIDLYAKESRLCPHFHLSIQSGSNQILKSMGRQYTREEIFKIIKSCRAKIKNINFTCDIIVGFPGETAKDFQDTCDLIQKIGFSKVHIFQFSPRPNTRAAKMPDQIIGSIKQARYQKLSAIAKRVAGVVKINFKNKKLPVLWEGLATGYQYGFTDNYLRIKKKIKLRENWENRIEYFIPKQFI
- a CDS encoding histidine--tRNA ligase, translated to MPKITNKPIQLLKGFKDILPEHQIYWDYFLYHAERIIINYGFKKIDVPVLEQTSLYHKGTGKHTDIVTKELYSFEDKGGENVTLRPEFTPGVCRSYIEHGMFNKPQPVKLYAYGPVFRHDNPQSGRYRQFHQLDLEIIGSDSPVVDAQLVIISYRLLEALGLVPIVHINSIGCLECRTSYITKLKQHLSNSGKKKGLCENCKERFVKNPLRILDCKEETCHKILEDAPQIVDSLCEDCKKHFMQVLEYLDDMGIEYVLDVYLVRGLDYYNRTTFEVFIEEAEGKTPIALLGGGRFDGLMEILGGRPTPAAGLAIGVERVVNKIREAKPDLQVQEGIDVFVAQLGAEARKESFRLYEKLIAEGIHVAENFSKDGLKNQLEKADSVHAKICLILGQKELMDHTIIFRDMTSGIQEIVNYDKAVSEVKKRLDPKINVVKSYKMENLQFEERPAETPLVTSEKVHDFKNKHQDDSLGSLNGFSDADYDFEDDELEDDIDEEEGVDSEDGLDKEDEDYHYNLKDEEDI
- the lepB gene encoding signal peptidase I; translated protein: MSFIEKPKEEKPSFEPANGDGDILGQIKDFIWETIKVVVFSLAIILPIRYFIIQPFYVKGASMEPNFFDHEYLVIDEISYRLGEIKRGDVIVFKYPEDPKQYFIKRIIGLPGETIKIKEGKIVIINKDHPEGFFLEEKGYLPEVYTQGDIDLLLGVNEYYVLGDNRTASLDSRVFGPIERSNIVGRAWIRGWPFNRAQIFKTPNFQ